In Microcaecilia unicolor chromosome 1, aMicUni1.1, whole genome shotgun sequence, the following are encoded in one genomic region:
- the LOC115460743 gene encoding zinc finger protein 132-like, translated as MFLGWSEGAEFHFPLLFLSQHFIDPPAVQHNPDLSLEWLQGGSWTGGGGVEKGKRMEQMQVTFENVFVSFSQEEWEYLDEEQKELWREVMHIGSG; from the exons ATGTTCCTGGGGTGGAGTGAAGGGGCGGAGTTTCacttccctcttctctttctttcccagCACTTCATTGACCCACCAGCAGTGCAGCATAATCCAGACCTGTCCCTGGAGTGGCTGCAAGGAGGGAGCTGGACTGGAGGTGGAGGTGTGGAGAAGGGCAAGaggatggagcag atgcagGTGACATTTGAGAACGtctttgtctctttctcccaggaggagtgggagtatttagatgaggagcagaaggagctttggagggaggtgat GCACATTGGCAGTGGGTGA